A stretch of the Argentina anserina chromosome 6, drPotAnse1.1, whole genome shotgun sequence genome encodes the following:
- the LOC126796766 gene encoding uncharacterized protein LOC126796766: MAKQALAFRGDDESIESSNHGNIIEIVDSYRRMNEEVAKVTLKNASANASYTAPGIQKQILNIFAKRVRKKICEELRGSKFCILMDESLNEGKKDQMTIILRFVYFQGFVRERFFHVVSVSDTGAATLKNKIDKVFTKYNLRVENLRDQRYDGASNMCGQWNGLQALFLQECPYAYYVHCFAHRLQIALNTSATDGDVVYLFFEMLTSIINVIDSFSKNVYELKCIQEVEVVEQIATGELETGKGANQTCNLQREGATRWSSRYYSIKNLMKLFNSTSFVFKNMIDNGLIGKIHGQALGAFRAIRSFDFVFCLLLMGKIMRITNALCKSLQEQSQEIINAMNLVSSTKGQLEKLREDGWVGFLASVVSFCASHVIVAPDFNAPYLEGTGHPSQQLNCVTIEHYYRVQVVYVVIDFQLMELNTRLNEKTREL, encoded by the coding sequence ATGGCAAAGCAAGCACTTGCTTTTAGAGGTGATGATGAATCTATCGAGTCATCTAATCATGGCAATATTATTGAAATTGTGGATTCATATAGGAGAATGAATGAGGAAGTTGCAAAGGTCACCTTAAAAAATGCCTCTGCAAATGCTAGTTATACTGCTCCAGGTATTCAGAAACAGATTCTTAATATTTTTGCCAAAAGAGTTAGAAAAAAGATATGCGAAGAGCTTAGGGGTTCCAAGTTTTGTATACTTATGGATGAATCACTAAATGAGGGTAAAAAAGATCAAATGACTATCATCTTGAgatttgtttattttcaaGGGTTTGTTCGTGAACGATTTTTTCATGTTGTAAGTGTTAGTGATACTGGTGCAGCAACTCTTAAGAATAAGATTGACAAGGTTTTCACTAAATACAATCTTCGAGTTGAAAATTTGAGAGACCAAAGATATGATGGTGCTAGCAACATGTGTGGTCAATGGAATGGATTGCAAGCATTATTTTTGCAAGAATGCCCATACGCATACTATGTACATTGTTTTGCTCATCGCCTACAAATAGCTTTGAATACATCAGCTACAGATGGAGATGTGGTGTACTTGTTTTTTGAGATGTTGACTAGTATCATTAATGTTATCGACTCATTTTCTAAGAACGTTTATGAGTTGAAATGCATTCAAGAAGTTGAAGTTGTGGAACAAATTGCTACTGGGGAACTTGAAACTGGCAAGGGAGCTAATCAGACATGTAATCTACAAAGAGAGGGAGCTACTCGGTGGAGTTCAAGGTATTATTCTATTAAGAACTTGATGAAATTGTTTAATTCAACtagttttgttttcaaaaacATGATTGATAATGGTCTTATTGGAAAAATACATGGACAAGCTTTGGGTGCTTTTAGAGCTATAAGATcatttgattttgtgttttgtttattattGATGGGGAAAATTATGAGAATCACAAATGCTCTTTGTAAGTCACTGCAAGAACAATCTCAAGAAATTATAAATGCCATGAATCTAGTTTCAAGCACGAAGGGTCAACTTGAAAAGTTGAGAGAAGATGGTTGGGTTGGTTTCCTTGCTAGTGTTGTGTCATTTTGTGCCTCACATGTCATTGTTGCTCCAGATTTTAATGCTCCTTATTTGGAAGGTACAGGTCATCCTTCTCAACAACTGAATTGTGTTACCATTGAGCATTATTATCGTGTTCAAGTAGTTTATGTCGTAATTGATTTTCAATTGATGGAACTAAATACTAGATTGAATGAGAAAACAAGGGAGCtttag
- the LOC126799717 gene encoding LOW QUALITY PROTEIN: thaumatin-like protein (The sequence of the model RefSeq protein was modified relative to this genomic sequence to represent the inferred CDS: inserted 2 bases in 2 codons; deleted 1 base in 1 codon) encodes MPTSSLLFPLLYILASVSITNGAQLILVNNCKESIWPGILGSAGLATPQSGGFHLGSGEEVVLDAPXKWSGRIWGRQGCTFDSNGKGNCETGDCSGQLHCQGKXGIPPATVVEMTLGSSNSPLHFYDVSLVDGFNLPVSMKPVGGGIGCGVSSCEVDLNICCPSALEVRRGGKVVGCKSACLAMQSAKYCCTGDFANPNSCKPTLFSHLFKAICPKAYSYAFDDSSSLNRCRASRYVITFCPPQ; translated from the exons ATGCCtacttcctctcttctctttcCCTTATTATACATATTAGCCTCAGTCTCAATTACCA ATGGGGCTCAACTCATTTTAGTGAATAACTGCAAAGAGAGCATATGGCCTGGTATACTTGGAAGTGCAGGCTTAGCTACCCCCCAAAGCGGCGGTTTCCATCTCGGAAGTGGTGAAGAAGTAGTTCTTGATGCGC GAAAATGGTCAGGAAGGATATGGGGTAGGCAGGGTTGCACCTTTGACAGTAATGGTAAAGGTAACTGTGAAACAGGTGACTGTTCCGGCCAATTGCATTGCCAAGGAA AAGGTATCCCTCCAGCAACTGTGGTCGAAATGACACTGGGATCATCAAATTCACCACTCCATTTTTATGATGTGAGCTTGGTCGATGGCTTCAATTTGCCGGTGTCCATGAAACCTGTTGGGGGTGGAATAGGTTGCGGTGTTTCTTCATGTGAAGTTGACTTGAACATATGCTGC CCATCTGCATTGGAAGTAAGGAGAGGAGGCAAGGTGGTAGGGTGTAAGAGTGCTTGCTTGGCTATGCAGTCTGCCAAGTATTGCTGCACTGGAGACTTTGCAAATCCAAACAGTTGCAAGCCAACTCTTTTTTCTCATCTATTTAAGGCTATATGCCCCAAGGCTTATAGCTATGCTTTTGATGACTCTTCAAGCCTTAACAGATGCAGGGCTTCACGGTATGTCATCACTTTCTGTCCTCCCCAATGA